In Polyodon spathula isolate WHYD16114869_AA chromosome 55, ASM1765450v1, whole genome shotgun sequence, a single genomic region encodes these proteins:
- the LOC121307415 gene encoding histone H2A-like, with protein sequence MSGRGKTGGKARAKAKTRSSRAGLQFPVGRVHRLLRKGNYAQRVGAGAPVYLAAVLEYLTAEILELAGNAARDNKKTRIIPRHLQLAVRNDEELNKLMGGVTIAQGGVLPNIQAVLLPKKTEKPVKK encoded by the coding sequence GGAAGAGGAAAGACCGGCGGTAAAGCCCGTGCTAAGGCAAAGACTCGCTCCTCCAGGGCTGGGCTGCAGTTTCCAGTCGGCCGTGTCCACAGACTGCTGCGGAAGGGAAACTATGCCCAGCGTGTCGGCGCTGGAGCCCCGGTCTATCTGGCCGCTGTGCTCGAGTACCTGACTGCTGAAATCCTGGAGCTGGCCGGGAACGCCGCCCGGGACAACAAGAAAACCCGAATCATCCCGCGTCACCTGCAGCTCGCTGTGCGCAACGACGAGGAGCTCAACAAGCTGATGGGAGGCGTGACCATCGCTCAGGGCGGAGTGCTGCCCAACATCCAGGCCGTGCTGCTGCCCAAGAAAACCGAGAAGCCAGTCAAGAAGTAA
- the LOC121307422 gene encoding histone H4: MSGRGKGGKGLGKGGAKRHRKVLRDNIQGITKPAIRRLARRGGVKRISGLIYEETRGVLKVFLENVIRDAVTYTEHAKRKTVTAMDVVYALKRQGRTLYGFGG; the protein is encoded by the coding sequence ATGTCTGGAAGAGGCAAAGGCGGTAAAGGACTCGGGAAAGGAGGCGCCAAGCGTCATCGCAAAGTGCTCCGTGATAACATCCAGGGCATCACCAAGCCTGCTATCCGCCGCCTGGCTCGCCGCGGAGGAGTGAAGCGAATCTCCGGGCTGATCTATGAGGAGACCCGCGGGGTGCTGAAGGTGTTCCTGGAGAATGTGATCCGGGATGCCGTCACCTACACTGAGCACGCCAAGAGAAAGACCGTCACCGCTATGGATGTGGTGTATGCGCTGAAGCGCCAGGGGCGCACTCTGTACGGGTTCGGGGGTTAA
- the LOC121307427 gene encoding histone H3, whose protein sequence is MARTKQTARKSTGGKAPRKQLATKAARKSAPATGGVKKPHRYRPGTVALREIRRYQKSTELLIRKLPFQRLVREIAQDFKTDLRFQSSAVMALQEASEAYLVGLFEDTNLCAIHAKRVTIMPKDIQLARRIRGERA, encoded by the coding sequence ATGGCAAGAACCAAGCAGACCGCTCGCAAGTCCACCGGTGGAAAGGCGCCCAGGAAGCAGCTCGCTACCAAGGCTGCCCGAAAGAGCGCTCCCGCTACCGGCGGCGTGAAGAAGCCTCACCGCTACAGACCCGGCACTGTGGCTCTGAGAGAGATCCGCCGCTATCAGAAATCCACCGAGCTGCTGATCCGCAAGCTGCCCTTCCAGCGGCTGGTCAGAGAAATCGCTCAGGATTTCAAGACTGACCTGCGCTTCCAGAGCTCCGCTGTCATGGCGCTGCAAGAGGCTAGCGAGGCTTACCTGGTCGGGCTCTTTGAGGACACCAACCTGTGTGCCATTCACGCCAAGAGAGTCACCATCATGCCCAAAGACATCCAGCTGGCCCGCCGCATCCGCGGAGAACGCGCTTAA
- the LOC121307401 gene encoding histone H1-like: MAETAPAPAAPAPAPAKAPKKKTATKPKKSGPSVSELIVKAVSASKERSGLSVAALKKILQAGGYDVEKHNSLVNRALKSLVTKGTLLQTKGTGASGSFKLNKKAAEAKDKAAKKKAAPKKPAAKKAVVKKTTKKVSAKKAATPKKTPTKAKKPKAVKKAPKSPKKAAAKPKKVVKKSPKKAKAAPKPKRVTKAAKPAAKKAAPKKK, encoded by the coding sequence ATGGCAGAAACTGCTCCAGCACCAGCCGCCCCTGCCCCTGCTCCGGCTAAAGCGCCCAAGAAGAAGACCGCCACAAAGCCCAAGAAATCGGGTCCCAGCGTGTCGGAGCTGATCGTCAAGGCTGTGTCTGCCTCCAAGGAGCGCAGCGGGCTGTCCGTGGCGGCGCTCAAGAAGATCCTGCAGGCCGGCGGCTACGATGTGGAGAAGCACAACTCCCTCGTCAATAGAGCCCTCAAGAGCCTGGTGACCAAGGGGACCCTGCTACAGACCAAGGGCACCGGCGCCTCGGGCTCCTTCAAGCTCAACAAAAAGGCGGCTGAAGCCAAGGACAAGGCGGCCAAGAAGAAGGCAGCTCCCAAGAAACCAGCGGCAAAGAAAGCGGTTGTCAAAAAAACAACGAAAAAGGTTTCGGCGAAGAAAGCAGCGACACCCAAGAAGACTCCTACGAAAGCGAAGAAACCGAAGGCTGTAAAGAAGGCGCCCAAGAGCCCGAAGAAAGCGGCTGCCAAGCCTAAAAAGGTCGTAAAGAAGAGCCCGAAGAAAGCGAAGGCAGCGCCTAAACCTAAAAGGGTGACCAAGGCAGCCAAACCCGCAGCGAAGAAGGCGGCTCCTAAAAAGAAGTGA